From a region of the Falco cherrug isolate bFalChe1 chromosome 9, bFalChe1.pri, whole genome shotgun sequence genome:
- the LOC102050116 gene encoding lipocalin-15-like isoform X1, with the protein MMVTLPSLALALLSLLRAGAEVPVQSSFSAEKFAGTWHIAAAASNCSVFLKIKDGMKSATITISLTPEDDLDMKLVWPMLDKCQKFELLFQRSGQTGHYVAAQEKKDMHVMETDYSHYAIVHQLQQNGQERPRTALQLLTREQDVTPQLLQRFKELIPTVGLTKDMLAVLPKSDHCTEVIS; encoded by the exons ATGATGGTGACGCTGCCCAGCCTGGCGCTggccctgctctccctgctgcgGGCAGGGGCCGAGGTCCCTGTGCAGTCGAGCTTCAGCGCTGAGAAG TTTGCAGGGACGTGGCATATCGCAGCTGCCGCTTCCAACTGCTCCGTGTTCCTGAAGATTAAGGACGGGATGAAGTCAGCCACCATCACCATCAGCCTCACACCAGAGGATGACCTGGATATGAAGCTTGTCTGGCCTAT GCTGGACAAATGCCAAAAGTTTGAGCTGCTCTTCCAGCGAAGTGGACAGACAGGGCACTACGTGG CAGCACAAGAGAAGAAGGACATGCATGTGATGGAGACGGACTACAGCCACTACGCCATTGtgcaccagctccagcagaaTGGGCAGGAACGGCCCagaactgctctgcagctcttgA CAAGGGAGCAGGATGTGACTCCCCAGCTCCTACAGAGGTTCAAAGAGCTCATCCCCACCGTGGGCCTGACCAAGGACATGCTGGCTGTCCTGCCCAAGTCGG ATCACTGCACCGAGGTCATCAG ctAA
- the LOC102050116 gene encoding lipocalin-15-like isoform X2, which yields MMVTLPSLALALLSLLRAGAEVPVQSSFSAEKFAGTWHIAAAASNCSVFLKIKDGMKSATITISLTPEDDLDMKLVWPMLDKCQKFELLFQRSGQTGHYVAQEKKDMHVMETDYSHYAIVHQLQQNGQERPRTALQLLTREQDVTPQLLQRFKELIPTVGLTKDMLAVLPKSDHCTEVIS from the exons ATGATGGTGACGCTGCCCAGCCTGGCGCTggccctgctctccctgctgcgGGCAGGGGCCGAGGTCCCTGTGCAGTCGAGCTTCAGCGCTGAGAAG TTTGCAGGGACGTGGCATATCGCAGCTGCCGCTTCCAACTGCTCCGTGTTCCTGAAGATTAAGGACGGGATGAAGTCAGCCACCATCACCATCAGCCTCACACCAGAGGATGACCTGGATATGAAGCTTGTCTGGCCTAT GCTGGACAAATGCCAAAAGTTTGAGCTGCTCTTCCAGCGAAGTGGACAGACAGGGCACTACGTGG CACAAGAGAAGAAGGACATGCATGTGATGGAGACGGACTACAGCCACTACGCCATTGtgcaccagctccagcagaaTGGGCAGGAACGGCCCagaactgctctgcagctcttgA CAAGGGAGCAGGATGTGACTCCCCAGCTCCTACAGAGGTTCAAAGAGCTCATCCCCACCGTGGGCCTGACCAAGGACATGCTGGCTGTCCTGCCCAAGTCGG ATCACTGCACCGAGGTCATCAG ctAA
- the LOC102059754 gene encoding lipocalin-like, whose amino-acid sequence MHATLLSVLGLALLGVLHAQDSVPVQTDFQQDKLTGRWYSIGLASNSNWFKEKKNLMKMCTTVISITADGNLEVTSTYPKGDQCEKRNSLYTKTEQPGRYSYTSPRWGSKHDIRVVETNYEEYALVATQISKSTGSSTMVLLYSRTKELSPERLERFTQFSKEQGLTDEEILILPQTDKCMADAA is encoded by the exons ATGCACGCCACGCTGCTCAGTGTCCTGGGACTGGCCCTGCTCGGGGTGCTGCATGCGCAGGACAGCGTTCCTGTGCAAACCGACTTCCAGCAGGACAAG CTCACGGGGAGATGGTACAGCATCGGCCTGGCCTCCAACTCCAATTGGTTCAAGGAGAAGAAGAACCTGATGAAGATGTGCACCACAGTCATCTCCATCACTGCAGATGGGAACCTGGAAGTCACCTCCACCTACCCCAA gggTGACCAGTGTGAGAAGAGGAACAGCCTTTACACTAAAACAGAGCAGCCAGGGCGGTACAGCTACACCAGCCCAC gctggggcagcaagCACGACATCCGTGTAGTGGAGACCAACTATGAGGAGTACGCCTTGGTGGCCACCCAGATCTCCAAGAGCACCGGCTCCTCCACCATGGTGCTGCTCTACA gcaggacaaAGGAGCTCAGTCCTGAGCGCCTGGAAAGGTTCACCCAGTTCTCCAAGGAGCAGGGCCTGACGGACGAAGAGATCCTCATCCTGCCCCAGACGG acAAATGCATGGCAGATGCTGCCTAG